DNA sequence from the Malus domestica chromosome 11, GDT2T_hap1 genome:
AATAAGTCGTTAATAACAGTGGTAGATAACATTGGCGGATCCATTAAGGGGCAAggggggtcagctgacccctCGAACTTTGATGAACGTCCATAGATATCTTAGGTGCTGACCCTCCGAACTTCAATGAATGTCCATGGATACCTTGAGTGCTGCCATTTTAAAGATTAGAGTTGGCTTCATACATGCCCTCCAACCGACTTTAGGCCTACCAAAACCCGATGAAAGTCCATGAATACCTTAGGTGCTGCCCCTTGTATACATTAACATGTGTGTAATATGCATTTTCAAATGACTTCAGGGCTACAAAGACTCAATGAAATAACGATATGCATGTTATTtctggtataaaaaaaatttacgcGCTGCGCCCGCTATTCTTACTGACCCCCATAatattatttcctggatccgccactggtaGATAATACATTGATAGCAGAACCACCAGTGTGTTATCAGTAAATTATCGATATTATTGATATATGAAGTTCTACACACTTATTCTTCTTATTTATTTGTGGTCTTTAGATTGATTAAATTAAACTAGAATTAAGAGAAAAACAAGATTTACAAACTGACACACCACAGAAATTCAGACGTACCCAAAAATCTCTAATCCAAAAGGAACCAATAAAAGAATGCCAACTCACCATCCAAAATCTTTCCCTCCCACTTTCCCATCCTCACAACCTCCACACAACCAGTCGAGATATATCACCCCTTCCCCACTACTATACAAATCTCATCTCCTCCACAAAACCAACCTCCACTTTTCATCAAACTTCCACAGCCCAACACCCTCCTCGTCTACAACCAAACAAATGGCAGCCACCTCCTCCGCCTTGTTCTCAGCCCCATCCATCTCCTCCACCGCCGCAAGGCACCACCAGACCCTCTCACCAACCCAAATATCCTTCCAAGGCCTCAGACCCCTCACCAAGTCCTCCCCTCCCACCAAGCTGGGTTTGATTGCACCCAGCACCAGGAGAAGGTCATGGGTTGTGAAAGCTGAGCTGAACCCATCGCTGGTCATCAGCCTGAGCACcggtctctctctcttccttggGAGGTTTGTGTTCTTCAACTTCCAGAGAGAGAATGTGGCCAAGCAAGGGTTGCCGGAGCAGAACGGGGTGACACATTTCGAGGCTGGGGACACTAGGGCTAAGGAGTATGTGAGCCTCCTCAAGTCCAATGACCCTGTTGGGTTCAACATTGTGGATGTTTTGGCTTGGGGTTCTATTGGTCACATTGTGGCTTACTATATCTTGGCTACCTCTAGCAATGGCTATGATCCCAAGTTCTTTGAATGAaagttttaatattttgaatttaaatttgagtTGAATCCATATCTTCTTGTTGTGACTTCTCTCTCCTGTTTGTAATTTGTATAGCTTATTAAATGGATCACTAGTTTGGGAggttcttttgcttttctttgtatttattttttattttttatttttgatctcGGATTTCATCAAAGTAACAGCACCGAATTGGAATTTACTACTTGCTTATGTTCTCAAGGGCATccaaatccatcatgcaatgcattctCTGAATTCTTTGAACCCCTTAAGGAATCAACAACTGGGTTAAAATAGTAAcaaaatttgtaattgaagttttgaagaaaaatccTTACTATTTCACACCACGGTTATTCACTTATCTCATACGCTCTTTATCCTACACTTGGACTCCAACAACAATTGCAAAGAGTTTTATTAGATTTAAACATTGTAATCGCAGATAGCGTTCTACCACATTGACAGAAAATAAATATGTCAATGTAACCTGTTGCAGATTCAATCCTCACTAATTTTCTTTTGTctaacaactaacaatttaaccCTCTAACGCTactatttgtaaaaaaaaaaaatcatcataatCGAAATTTGTGTGGTTTAAAAATCACACTCCATGAACAAGTTTACAAATATTTTCCAATACACAAGTCAACACACCATCTTGCCTTCCCTTTGCCCTTGGAACTAATCTACTCTTcctatttttactttaatttacatccaataaaaaagGAGTAAAAAAAGGTCAAAAATTGACAGATAATCTTattaattttggccaataaaAGTAATACCTATCTCGCTTTGCATTCCCAAATATGTGTGCTATCAAACCCATCAGCCCATTCCCATACTCCACCAACTCATAGAATTTCTCAAAACATCCGCGGCTTGTAGCTTAATTAGTTAATAATATATATTCTTGCATATGAGTTATTGAATTCAAACTCCCATATCCATACgtttatataaaagaaaaataattgtctTGCCCCTTATTTAAGTTCGAATTTCCTTATCTTAATTTTATATTAGTTTAAACTATAATTTGTATCgtaaaaccaaaaaacaaagtttcaatttttaattgttGGGAAAGTTTTTTAGATTCTAGAAAAAAATTTCTTCCATACTACGAGCATTAAATAACTTGAATTAGTttagattattatttttattgtaaTCCTGTGAATTCAAATTGTACAATacattaaaatatttaatactACGTAGCATTGGAGTTGAATCAGTCGTAAACAGAACATATCCAATATCCTAtactaggcctggcaaacgggtcgtgtctgtcgtgttcgtgtcgttttcgtgtaacacatgttatcttaacgggtcgtgtcgtgtcacacctatACAATCATATAATTTGGCTAATATAAAAAGGTGGTCCGTTACCTTCTGGTAGGGATAGaaatagcaaaaataaaatctttACCTAGCATCTTAATCCATCCATCAATCTTTACCCTCTCGTGTTCTCTCTGACTAAACATGTCTGAGGTCCCAAcaccaaaaattacagaaaaggagaagacttcttcttcctctgcagcCATTTCAGCTCACCAACAAcaactcctctctctctccgccAATGGGTCTTCTGTCTCATCCCCCGCCTCCGCTCCAAAGGCTTATCCTTCACCCACAGCAAAGTATGAGGAAGTCGTTCAAAGCTCCGACCTTTTCTGGGAAAAGCTCAAGGAGTTTCACGATTCGTTCAGAACCAAATTCAtgtaaattttgggttttttaccTTTTGTTACAGCttttgattttgtattttgGGTCGTTTGGTGGATTGGGTTGTGTTTGCTTTGCTGTTTGGGGTCTTGATATATTGGCAGAATTTGAAATTTATGTTCTTGTgttgtttatttatatatattgtatttgCATGTTGCTACTCAGTTGACTGgattaatcaattcatgtaatTTCACTCTGTTCCCCTTTCGTAcaacttagattttgttttgttggggTATTTGATGAATTGggttatttttgttttgctaTTTTGGGTCTTAACATGTTGGAAGAATTGGAAAATTGTATATTTATGGTGTGTTTTTATCTTTACATTGCTTCACTTGATATATTTCCAATGTTTTTGCATGTTGTAAACTTCAGTTGACTGGTTTTAATCAAAACTATGCCGCCTATTCCTCGGTTTGAATTGATTGAATGGCGAATGACTGAAAAATTGGATTGCATTGTTTGGGATTCAAGATGTTTATTTGAACAATATTATCTAATTTCCATCCCCTGTGGTGG
Encoded proteins:
- the LOC139189278 gene encoding photosystem I reaction center subunit V, chloroplastic-like translates to MPTHHPKSFPPTFPSSQPPHNQSRYITPSPLLYKSHLLHKTNLHFSSNFHSPTPSSSTTKQMAATSSALFSAPSISSTAARHHQTLSPTQISFQGLRPLTKSSPPTKLGLIAPSTRRRSWVVKAELNPSLVISLSTGLSLFLGRFVFFNFQRENVAKQGLPEQNGVTHFEAGDTRAKEYVSLLKSNDPVGFNIVDVLAWGSIGHIVAYYILATSSNGYDPKFFE